From a single Leptidea sinapis chromosome 1, ilLepSina1.1, whole genome shotgun sequence genomic region:
- the LOC126966043 gene encoding phosphotriesterase-related protein isoform X3: protein MLSFTEVLPTVKRVLGAVLPSDLGRTLTHEHLSMEFNHFYRKPPNQIAHRFQSGFTLENVGYIRQYPYSSKFNIVMNDDHSKHAVYNDVGVFKELGGGTIVENTTIGLNRDIDFYKSVSEKTGVHVVAGTGHYIADVQNDTILDIRTEDLYNLMLTELTEGCIDNPIVKAGFVGEIASVWPIKDFERRAIRAAGEIQAQLGCGISFHPHRDPKAPFEIIRLYTEAGGRVNKAVMSHLDRTLLELEQLLEFSELGTYCQLDLFGTEVSHYQLNIHMDMPSDAQRLNMIKALVNEGREERVLMSHDIHTKHRLIDFGGHGYSHIFFNVLPKMLAKGFTQAQIDKITIENPANWLSVTY, encoded by the exons ATGCTTTCTTTTACAGAAGTACTACCTACAGTAAAAAGAG taTTGGGTGCAGTATTACCAAGTGACCTGGGCAGGACTCTGACGCACGAGCACTTGTCTATGGAGTTCAATCATTTCTACCGGAAGCCACCAAATCAAATCGCACACAGATTTCAATCAGGATTTACCCTGGAGAATGTTGGCTATATAAGGCAATATCCATATAGTTCTAAATTTAACATAGTTATGAATGACGACCATTCGAAACATGCTGTTTATAACGACGTTGGAGTTTTTAAGGAATTAGGTGGTG GAACTATAGTTGAAAATACCACTATCGGATTAAATAGGGATATAGATTTTTACAAGTCCGTCTCAGAAAAAACGGGAGTGCATGTGGTTGCAGGAACTGGGCACTATATCGCTGATGTTCAAAATGATACGATATTAGATATAAGAACAGAAGATCTTTATAACCTTATGTTGACAGAACTGACAGAAGGCTGTATCGATAATCCCATTGTCAAAGCTGGTTTTGTGGGTGAGATTGCCAGTGTTTGGCCCATTAAAG ACTTTGAACGCAGAGCTATAAGAGCAGCTGGTGAGATCCAGGCTCAGCTCGGATGTGGAATCAGTTTCCATCCTCACAGGGATCCGAAAGCACCGTTTGAGATTATACGGCTGTATACCGAAGCGGGTGGAAGAGTTAACAAAGCTGTCATGTCACACCTCGACC gcACACTGCTAGAATTGGAGCAACTATTAGAATTCTCTGAGCTTGGTACTTATTGCCAGCTGGATCTGTTCGGTACAGAAGTATCCCACTACCAGCTCAACATCCACATGGACATGCCGTCGGATGCACAGCGACTTAATATGATCAAGGCGCTCGTGAACGAGGGGAGGGAGGAGCGAGTGCTGATGTCGCACGACATTCACACCAAGCATAGACTG atcgACTTTGGCGGTCACGGTTACAGCCATATATTCTTCAACGTTCTACCAAAGATGTTGGCCAAAGGTTTCACTCAAGCACAGATAGATAAAATCACAATAGAAAATCCAGCGAATTGGCTGTCCGTTACCTACTAG
- the LOC126966011 gene encoding dynein axonemal assembly factor 4-like produces the protein MPILVKDYTWTQSCSIINIRIPLEPVYREKVDLFTTDKYVKAHFSPFLFEIFLLHEVDSTKGKCIISEDLILLELHKKEEVEWKSLEKVLSKEEKFKLRNEILLECQEKAVKESEERAIRKSQLDRFTVQKAMDIDSQQHALIDARRDEERNKVMNDLETWRSETTGGKYNKISSRVIDNTKDMRTSAKIIELTDDLEDNSSSAKITEIENVALERKVRNKKLTKSSKTLIRSEYVDKKKEEITKRVLPKLRETAQLEIKHTPRYFPTPSRESAAREEEAWLKNITLARRATGFVSEDLRPEEQDPQWCKEKGDEFFRNGNFLGAISAYTHGITLSDKLPTLFANRAATHFALGNFNKCANDCSTALELMVPACEGNRLSRGKCLARRAAALTRLGYLSKGIDEMKAAAKLLPDDEGIRRDLYDMERAWEQNPDSD, from the exons ATGCCTATACTAGTTAAGGATTATACGTGGACCCAGTcatgtagtattataaatatacgaATTCCGTTAGAGCCTGTGTATCGAGAGAAAGTCGATCTGTTCACTACCGACAAATATGTTAAAGCCCACTTTAGCCCATTTCTCTTCGAAATATTTTTACTGCATGAAGTGGACAGTACTAAGGGTAAATGCATTATCAGTGAAGACCTGATTCTTCTagaattacataaaaaagaagAAGTGGAATGGAAGAGCCTTGAAAAGGTTCTCTCTAAAGAAGAAAAATTCAAACTCCGCAATGAGATTTTACTGGAATGTCAAGAGAAAGCAGTTAAGGAATCTGAAGAGAGAGCGATAAGAAAAAGTCAACTAGATAGGTTTACCGTACAAAAAGCTATGGATATCGATAGTCAGCAGCATGCACTCATAGACGCTAGACGGGACGAGGAACGCAATAAAGTCATGAATGATTTAGAAACGTGGCGCAGTGAAACAACAGGTggaaagtataataaaatatctagtCGTGTGATTGATAACACTAAAGATATGAGAACTAGTGCCAAAATAATTGAACTTACTGACGATCTCGAAGATAACAGTTCGAGTGCCAAGATCACTGAAATAGAGAACGTTGCACTAGAAAGAAAAGTTCGTAATAAGAAATTAACGAAATCATCTAAAACACTTATACGCTCCGAGTATGTTGATAAGAAAAAGGAAGAAATCACTAAACGAGTTTTACCAAAATTGAGAGAGACAGCTCAATTAGAGATTAAACATACACCGAGGTATTTTCCTACGCCAAGCCGTGAATCAGCTGCTCGCGAAGAGGAAGCctggttaaaaaatataacacttgCTAGACGGGCCACAG GCTTCGTATCGGAGGACCTACGTCCGGAAGAGCAAGACCCGCAGTGGTGTAAGGAGAAAGGAGACGAGTTCTTTCGAAACGGGAATTTTCTGGGAGCAATCAGTGCTTACACACATGGCATCACGCTATCGGATAAACTTCCGACGTTATTTGCGAATAGAGCTGCGACTCATTTTGCTTTGGGAAATTTTAACAAATGC GCCAACGACTGCTCCACCGCCCTGGAGCTGATGGTGCCCGCCTGCGAGGGCAACCGACTCAGTCGTGGCAAGTGCTTGGCGCGCCGGGCAGCCGCGCTGACGCGTCTGGGATACCTCAGCAAAGGCATCGATGAAATGAAGGCAGCGGCCAAACTGCTGCCTGATGACGAAGGTATCCGGAGGGACCTCTACGACATGGAGCGGGCGTGGGAACAAAACCCAGATTctgattga
- the LOC126965901 gene encoding uncharacterized protein LOC126965901 — MASFLRPNVLFRHLKRPLLQNTRNSGYVVLIPEIGEDSEKSVLLTENGLPEFTDITIEKCIAAISQLSLEYENGVRQIEDACGNCKNAFVEVFQPLEKLDNQLEITWGVAKTLYLGNSSLMPTKSYIQIHSRAHKARAAKFNSVPIYNAAINEKNKLKKLTDEEQRLLDKYILEGKLNGLDVKGLQREQLNNILNSLQKEKQIFRDKVNMATKIFNSTISDDQAMREFPESLAKAMSVNNNPHKGPWKITLQPHIFEPFMQYCSDRSLRWNTWQAHVQRCSGYGNKDLETSTHLEKIRSYRQDQAKMLGFDNFADMSMETKMAGSVENVFETLDTLLESARPIQDVEMESLQKYATDRGFDKKLEPFDIPYWQRKQIWSLYNYDEDKIREYFPLPKVINSLFNLCSSLFDIQIVEKSNIHTWHKDVKYYDIYEQNSGSPIAGFYLDPYTRQNEKIRVYDDAGWHVAIRNKCGFTNTDPLSALIFNFQAPGPSDQSLLTFKEVCVLFQRFGHALRHLLTKANYSEVAGLSNVEWDATEVCGHVMTHWLYDPHTVKAISGHYGTGEPLPDDLIQNLRKVRSHMSGYKLCEELYLSRLDLEIYSQKTFWRDLVKELWPKYHVLPFDKYNSHLLSFTKIFSEEWAAAYYCHLWSKVIAADIYSAFEEARQNDQDVVTIGARYRDTFLALGGSCHPSEVFRRFRGRDPSTQALLNNLGLSTKITEEK, encoded by the exons ATGGCATCTTTTCTACGACCGAATGTATTATTTCGACATTTAAAGCGACCATTACTTCAAAATACACGCAATTCTGGATATGTCGTACT GATACCTGAGATAGGTGAAGATTCAGAAAAAAGTGTATTGCTCACTGAGAATGGTTTGCCAGAGTTTACTGACATTACAATCGAGAAGTGCATCGCAGCCATCAGTCAGCTAAGTTTGGAATATGAGAATGGAGTTAGGCAAATAGAAGATGCCTGTGGCAACTGCAAGAATGCATTTGTTGAAGTATTTCAACCACTTGAAAAGTTAGACAACCAATTAGAAATAACATGGGGTGTCGCTAAAACTCTTTACCTTGGAAATAGTTCATTAATGCCCACAAAATCATACATTCAAATTCATAGTCGTGCCCACAAAGCAAGGGCAGCAAAATTTAATAGTGTACCAATATACAATGCTGCAATAAATgaaaagaataaattaaaaaaattgactgATGAAGAACAAAGGTTGCTtgataaatacatacttgaagGGAAACTTAATGGTCTTGATGTGAAGGGCTTGCAACGGGAACAgttaaacaacattttaaatTCATTGCAAAAAGAAAAACAGATCTTTCGAGATAAAGTAAACATggctacaaaaatatttaacagtacaataagtgATGATCAAGCTATGAGAGAGTTCCCTGAGAGTTTGGCTAAAGCAATGTCTGTGAATAACAATCCACATAAAGGACCATGGAAAATTACTTTGCAACCACATATCTTTGAACCTTTCATGCAATATTGTTCAGATAGGTCCCTGAGATGGAACACTTGGCAGGCGCATGTACAGCGCTGCTCTGGGTACGGCAACAAAGACTTGGAAACAAGTACACATCTAGAAAAAATACGCAGCTACAGACAAGATCAAGCTAAAATGCTGGGATTTGATAATTTTGCTGATATGAGCATGGAAACTAAAATGGCTGGCTCTGTTGAGAATGTATTTGAAACTCTTGATACATTACTTGAGAGTGCTAGACCAATACAAGATGTGGAAATGGAGTCCTTGCAAAAGTATGCCACTGACAGAGGGTTTGATAAGAAACTGGAACCATTTGACATTCCTTACTGGCAAAGGAAACAAATTTGGTCTCTGTATAATTATGATGAAGATAAAATTCGTGAATATTTCCCGCTTCCTAAAGTGATCAACagtttgtttaatttatgtaGTTCTCTCTTTGACATCCAGATAGTTGAAAAGTCAAATATACACACATGGCATAAGGATgtcaaatattatgatatttatgaGCAGAACAGTGGCTCTCCAATAGCTGGCTTCTATTTAGATCCATACACACGTCAAAATGAAAAGATAAGAGTGTATGATGATGCTGGTTGGCATGTTGCTATTCGCAACAAATGCGGCTTCACAAATACAGACCCACTGTCTGCTCTCATATTTAACTTTCAAGCTCCCGGTCCCAGCGACCAATCATTACTGACATTTAAGGAAGTATGTGTACTATTTCAAAGATTTGGACATGCTCTACGTCATCTACTAACCAAAGCTAATTACTCTGAAGTGGCCGGATTATCAAATGTTGAATGGGATGCAACTGAAGTATGTGGACATGTGATGACACATTGGTTGTATGACCCACACACAGTCAAAGCCATCAGTGGACACTATGGCACAGGGGAGCCTCTACCAGATGATTTGATTCAAAATTTACGCAAAGTTCGTAGCCATATGTCAGGCTATAAATTATGTGAAGAGTTATACTTATCTCGTCTTGACTTAGAAATTTACTCACAAAAGACATTTTGGAGAGATTTAGTCAAGGAATTGTGGCCAAAGTATCATGTACTTCCATTTGATAAATACAATTCCCATCTTCTATCATTTACGAAAATATTTTCTGAAGAATGGGCTGCTGCATATTACTGCCATTTGTGGTCCAAAGTTATAGCAGCTGATATATATAGTGCATTTGAAGAGGCAAGGCAGAATGATCAGGATGTGGTGACAATTGGGGCGAGATACAGAGACACCTTCCTTGCTCTTGGTGGCAGTTGCCATCCCAGTGAGGTGTTCCGTAGGTTCCGTGGCAGAGACCCCTCCACACAAGCTCTATTGAACAATCTTGGTCTGTCCACAAAAATAACTGAAGAAAAGTGA
- the LOC126966043 gene encoding phosphotriesterase-related protein isoform X2, giving the protein MKVHTVLGAVLPSDLGRTLTHEHLSMEFNHFYRKPPNQIAHRFQSGFTLENVGYIRQYPYSSKFNIVMNDDHSKHAVYNDVGVFKELGGGTIVENTTIGLNRDIDFYKSVSEKTGVHVVAGTGHYIADVQNDTILDIRTEDLYNLMLTELTEGCIDNPIVKAGFVGEIASVWPIKDFERRAIRAAGEIQAQLGCGISFHPHRDPKAPFEIIRLYTEAGGRVNKAVMSHLDRTIKLYYSLVYPTDFIQCFVYRRGGQARGYLVLSDHHRPHHHLEKCTLLELEQLLEFSELGTYCQLDLFGTEVSHYQLNIHMDMPSDAQRLNMIKALVNEGREERVLMSHDIHTKHRLIDFGGHGYSHIFFNVLPKMLAKGFTQAQIDKITIENPANWLSVTY; this is encoded by the exons ATGAAGGTCCACACAG taTTGGGTGCAGTATTACCAAGTGACCTGGGCAGGACTCTGACGCACGAGCACTTGTCTATGGAGTTCAATCATTTCTACCGGAAGCCACCAAATCAAATCGCACACAGATTTCAATCAGGATTTACCCTGGAGAATGTTGGCTATATAAGGCAATATCCATATAGTTCTAAATTTAACATAGTTATGAATGACGACCATTCGAAACATGCTGTTTATAACGACGTTGGAGTTTTTAAGGAATTAGGTGGTG GAACTATAGTTGAAAATACCACTATCGGATTAAATAGGGATATAGATTTTTACAAGTCCGTCTCAGAAAAAACGGGAGTGCATGTGGTTGCAGGAACTGGGCACTATATCGCTGATGTTCAAAATGATACGATATTAGATATAAGAACAGAAGATCTTTATAACCTTATGTTGACAGAACTGACAGAAGGCTGTATCGATAATCCCATTGTCAAAGCTGGTTTTGTGGGTGAGATTGCCAGTGTTTGGCCCATTAAAG ACTTTGAACGCAGAGCTATAAGAGCAGCTGGTGAGATCCAGGCTCAGCTCGGATGTGGAATCAGTTTCCATCCTCACAGGGATCCGAAAGCACCGTTTGAGATTATACGGCTGTATACCGAAGCGGGTGGAAGAGTTAACAAAGCTGTCATGTCACACCTCGACCGTACGATTAAATTGTATTACTCCCTAGTATATCCGACAGActttatacagtgttttgtttatagaagaggaggacaagcgaggggttacctggtgttaagtgatcaccaccgcccacaccACCATTTAGAAAAAT gcACACTGCTAGAATTGGAGCAACTATTAGAATTCTCTGAGCTTGGTACTTATTGCCAGCTGGATCTGTTCGGTACAGAAGTATCCCACTACCAGCTCAACATCCACATGGACATGCCGTCGGATGCACAGCGACTTAATATGATCAAGGCGCTCGTGAACGAGGGGAGGGAGGAGCGAGTGCTGATGTCGCACGACATTCACACCAAGCATAGACTG atcgACTTTGGCGGTCACGGTTACAGCCATATATTCTTCAACGTTCTACCAAAGATGTTGGCCAAAGGTTTCACTCAAGCACAGATAGATAAAATCACAATAGAAAATCCAGCGAATTGGCTGTCCGTTACCTACTAG
- the LOC126966043 gene encoding phosphotriesterase-related protein isoform X1 codes for MEFNHFYRKPPNQIAHRFQSGFTLENVGYIRQYPYSSKFNIVMNDDHSKHAVYNDVGVFKELGGGTIVENTTIGLNRDIDFYKSVSEKTGVHVVAGTGHYIADVQNDTILDIRTEDLYNLMLTELTEGCIDNPIVKAGFVGEIASVWPIKDFERRAIRAAGEIQAQLGCGISFHPHRDPKAPFEIIRLYTEAGGRVNKAVMSHLDRTIKLYYSLVYPTDFIQCFVYRRGGQARGYLVLSDHHRPHHHLEKCTLLELEQLLEFSELGTYCQLDLFGTEVSHYQLNIHMDMPSDAQRLNMIKALVNEGREERVLMSHDIHTKHRLIDFGGHGYSHIFFNVLPKMLAKGFTQAQIDKITIENPANWLSVTY; via the exons ATGGAGTTCAATCATTTCTACCGGAAGCCACCAAATCAAATCGCACACAGATTTCAATCAGGATTTACCCTGGAGAATGTTGGCTATATAAGGCAATATCCATATAGTTCTAAATTTAACATAGTTATGAATGACGACCATTCGAAACATGCTGTTTATAACGACGTTGGAGTTTTTAAGGAATTAGGTGGTG GAACTATAGTTGAAAATACCACTATCGGATTAAATAGGGATATAGATTTTTACAAGTCCGTCTCAGAAAAAACGGGAGTGCATGTGGTTGCAGGAACTGGGCACTATATCGCTGATGTTCAAAATGATACGATATTAGATATAAGAACAGAAGATCTTTATAACCTTATGTTGACAGAACTGACAGAAGGCTGTATCGATAATCCCATTGTCAAAGCTGGTTTTGTGGGTGAGATTGCCAGTGTTTGGCCCATTAAAG ACTTTGAACGCAGAGCTATAAGAGCAGCTGGTGAGATCCAGGCTCAGCTCGGATGTGGAATCAGTTTCCATCCTCACAGGGATCCGAAAGCACCGTTTGAGATTATACGGCTGTATACCGAAGCGGGTGGAAGAGTTAACAAAGCTGTCATGTCACACCTCGACCGTACGATTAAATTGTATTACTCCCTAGTATATCCGACAGActttatacagtgttttgtttatagaagaggaggacaagcgaggggttacctggtgttaagtgatcaccaccgcccacaccACCATTTAGAAAAAT gcACACTGCTAGAATTGGAGCAACTATTAGAATTCTCTGAGCTTGGTACTTATTGCCAGCTGGATCTGTTCGGTACAGAAGTATCCCACTACCAGCTCAACATCCACATGGACATGCCGTCGGATGCACAGCGACTTAATATGATCAAGGCGCTCGTGAACGAGGGGAGGGAGGAGCGAGTGCTGATGTCGCACGACATTCACACCAAGCATAGACTG atcgACTTTGGCGGTCACGGTTACAGCCATATATTCTTCAACGTTCTACCAAAGATGTTGGCCAAAGGTTTCACTCAAGCACAGATAGATAAAATCACAATAGAAAATCCAGCGAATTGGCTGTCCGTTACCTACTAG
- the LOC126966062 gene encoding zinc finger CCCH domain-containing protein 15 homolog, whose amino-acid sequence MPPKKAGNAGSKKTEAKKKEKVIEDKTFGLKNKKGAKQQKFIQQVEKQVKSGGIHPAKPVEDKKKDKEQKLKEQKELALLFKPVQTQKVEKGTDPKSVVCAFFKQGQCAKGDRCKFSHDLTLERKAEKRSLYVDMRDDDDNMENWDEDKLKEVVEKKHGEGNTQRPTTEIICKHFIDAVEKSKYGWFWECPSGTKCIYRHALPPGFVLKRDKKKMEEKKNEISLVDLIERERAALGANQTKITLETFLAWKKKKIKEKKETMQQVEDQKRTDFKAGRAVGLSGREMFSFDPALALDADDEEEAFDLHTYSQEERDEEYRNIELELIGMEACEADDTGTKATDDRLEKLGHELANGEPEPAEEPAVPINENLFLDEDLDEELENLDLDD is encoded by the exons ATGCCGCCGAAGAAAGCTGGTAATGCAGGCAGTAAAAAAACGGAGGCGAAGAAGAAGGAGAAAGTCATAGAg GATAAAACATTtggccttaaaaataaaaaaggagcTAAACAACAGAAGTTTATCCAGCAAGTTGAGAAGCAGGTTAAAAGTGGTGGCATTCATCCTGCAAAGCCAGTAGAAGACAAGAAAAAAGACAAGGAACAGAAATTGAAAGAACAGAAGGAATTAGCATTGCTCTTTAAACCGGTTCAGACTCAGAAAGTTGAAAAAG GTACTGATCCCAAATCTGTAGTGTGTGCTTTCTTTAAACAAGGACAATGTGCTAAGGGTGATAGATGTAAATTTTCTCATGACTTAACACTTGAAAGAAAG GCTGAAAAGCGATCCCTATATGTAGACATGAGAGATGATGACGACAATATGGAAAACTGGGATGAAGACAAGTTGAAAGAGGTTGTTGAGAAAAAACACGGTGAAGGAAACACACAGAGACCAACCACAGAAATT ATTTGTAAACACTTCATAGATGCCGTTGAAAAATCAAAGTATGGCTGGTTTTGGGAATGTCCGTCCGGTACCAAGTGTATATACAGGCACGCGCTGCCGCCGGGTTTCGTGCTCAAACGAGACAAGAAGAAGATGGAGGAGAAGAAGAATGAAATATCTCTCGTAGATCTGATAGAGAGAGAACGCGCGGCTCTCGGCGCCAACCAGACTAAAATTACTTTAGAAACTTTCTTGGCTtggaagaaaaagaaaattaaagagAAAAAG GAAACAATGCAGCAAGTGGAGGATCAAAAACGGACCGACTTCAAAGCTGGACGGGCTGTTGGATTGTCTGGCAGAGAAATGTTCTCGTTCGACCCGGCGCTGGCACTGGACGCTGACGACGAGGAGGAAGCCTTCGACCTGCATACCTACAGCCAGGAGGAGCGGGACGAGGAGTACAGGAACATTGAGCTGGAGCTCATCGGGATGGAGGCCTGCGAG GCCGATGACACTGGTACCAAAGCGACTGACGACCGCCTGGAGAAGCTGGGCCACGAACTGGCTAACGGAGAGCCCGAGCCCGCGGAAGAACCCGCCGTACCCATCAACGAGAACCTGTTCCTCGATGAAGACCTGGACGAAGAGCTCGAGAACTTGGATCTCGACGACTAG